In Anopheles bellator chromosome 2, idAnoBellAS_SP24_06.2, whole genome shotgun sequence, the genomic stretch ATTATTCGGTGAAAGCTTTGTGTTTCGAATAGCAGAGGGAATTTATTCTGTGGTGCGCTCTAGGGACGACGCAAGGGGTAGAACTTTTTGTGCGAGGAAAAGGGGAATGCGCTGGTGGTGTATGTTTGAATGCCATTTTGTTAGCTCACACAAACTGATACTGAAGTACCGGCTGGTCAACATGTAGAATTTGGGAGTCGTTTGAACAAAATTGAAGCATTAGATCTTTTGTCATTACTAacaatctttttttttatagatGGATGAGAATCGCCAGGAGCAGTCGCAGTCGCACGATGGCCCGGCAGGTATGACCCCGGACGGAGTCATTGAGTCGAACTGGAGTGAGTCCGTCGAGAACTTCGACGATATGGGCCTTCGAGAGGAACTGCTCCGTGGCATTTACGCGTACGGTTTTGAGAAACCGTCTGCCATCCAGCAGCGCGCTATTACGCCGTGTATCGCGGGGCGCGATGTCATCGCTCAAGCCCAATCCGGTAGGTACTAACAGCCGTCACGGAGACCTTCGTTTAATGTTAAGGCAACATACGTAAACGAGAGCACGCAAATATTTGATATCGATTTTATTAGACGAAACCGGCACTCAAAAAGTGGCGGACGCAATGTTACATGTTTTAGTTGTCTGGAGTTCAGTGATTCAGGACACATGGTAGACTAGATTTTTATTATATGTAACTGAAAAGGAAACCTTTGCTCCGTTGAAAGACGGTGTATTTGTGTTTGGTCTCTCTTGAAGCAGGGTAGGTCGGTCTTGCGCTACGAACCGGCGCCCGGCCGGTAACGGgacgtttttcttttctgtagtCAGGCGCAGAACGCGCCTCGTACGACCACGTGCCGGAGAGTACGTGCAGAAAAACCAACCTacagcgagtgagagagagatttgGGTGATGGGAGAAAGTTCAACGTGTTGTAAAAGTTCGAATTCCAGTTTGTGTGGGGCCTCTTGTGGTTCGGTACTCTCAGCGGTTTCGGTGTTAATATTGTGGTTTGAATGTGGTTCGGTCGGCGTATATTGTTTGCTAAGCTAAGGGTAGAAGAATCCGCACTAGTTCCAAGAAGACGAGAAATCGTGATTTTCATACGTTCTCTGACTGGTACAAGTAGTGCGAGAGTAAATTGGGCAGTATTTTGGAAATGTATGACAACGACACTTGGCAACAGAGTGAATGTGTCTTACATTTGTACATAACTCCCACAATGTTTCTCATCGAGCGGTTACATTGAATGCACTGaaagtttgcaattttttaaacttcaATTCCGCAAGCATTCTAAACAAACATCACTTAACATTGCTCTTGTATAATTCCTAACTCCGTAGGTACCGGAAAAACGGCTACGTTCTCGATTGCGATCTTGCAGCTGATCAACACCGAGATCCCCGAATGCCAAGCGCTGATCCTGGCCCCGACCCGTGAGCTGGCGTCGCAGATTCAAAAGGTGGTGATATCGCTGGGCGATTTTCTGAAGGCTCAATGCCACGCCTGCATCGGCGGAACGAACGTTCGCGACGATATGCGCCGCCTGGAGCAGGGTTGCCATATCGTGGTGGGAACACCCGGTCGTGTCCACGATATGATCTCGCGCAACGTGCTGCGCCCGAACAGCATCAAGCTGTTCGTCCTGGACGAAGCGGACGAGATGTTGTCACGTGGTTTTAAGGATCAGATTCAGGACGTGTTCCAGAAGCTGCCTCCGGACGTGCAGGTCATCCTGCTGTCCGCTACGATGCCCGCGGATGTGCTGGAAGTTTCAGAGTACTTCATGCGTAAGCCGGTCAAGATCCTCGTGAAGAAAGAGGAGCTTACGCTAGAAGGTATCAAGCAGTTCTAC encodes the following:
- the LOC131211130 gene encoding eukaryotic initiation factor 4A, yielding MDENRQEQSQSHDGPAGMTPDGVIESNWSESVENFDDMGLREELLRGIYAYGFEKPSAIQQRAITPCIAGRDVIAQAQSGTGKTATFSIAILQLINTEIPECQALILAPTRELASQIQKVVISLGDFLKAQCHACIGGTNVRDDMRRLEQGCHIVVGTPGRVHDMISRNVLRPNSIKLFVLDEADEMLSRGFKDQIQDVFQKLPPDVQVILLSATMPADVLEVSEYFMRKPVKILVKKEELTLEGIKQFYVDVKYEEWKLGTLCDLYDTLSITQAVIFCNTRRKVDQLTEEMAEKTFTVSAMHGDMEQRDRDLIMKQFRTGSSRVLITTDLLARGIDVQQVSLVINYDLPTLRENYIHRIGRGGRFGRKGVAINFVTEQDKRVLADIEKHYNTTIEEMPANLADMI